Proteins from a single region of Candidatus Scalindua japonica:
- the xseA gene encoding exodeoxyribonuclease VII large subunit has product MERFPDEIGKKFFTVSEISRKIKTSLEYKFANISVLGEISNVRKPGSGHVYLTLKDKNSQLQAVVFRNAASKIKFELKDGMEVVSSGSVTVYEPRGQYQLIINKIEPKGIGALQLAFLQLKEKLEKEGLFDNAHKKTIPFLPKKIGIVTSPTGAAIKDILNIIDRRFANVEILINPVKVQGDGAAQEIAEAIKELNNYSDIDVIITGRGGGSLEDLWAFNEEIIARSIYNSRIPIISAVGHEIDITIADLVADKRALTPSEAGELVVPRRDLLIEKVEKYKARLLQSLTAKLRLSREKLAGIANSYAMRQPFDRLNRWQQRLDEYAQRLNLNITHALNTEREKLSGIAGKLESLSPLNVLKRGYTITTRREDNKSLRNIKGLSEGDKIKTNLSRGGIISEILSIERI; this is encoded by the coding sequence TTGGAACGCTTTCCTGACGAAATAGGCAAGAAATTTTTTACCGTTTCAGAAATCAGCAGGAAAATCAAAACCTCCCTGGAATACAAATTTGCTAATATAAGTGTTTTGGGTGAAATATCCAATGTGAGAAAGCCGGGTTCCGGGCATGTTTATTTGACACTTAAAGACAAAAATTCTCAATTGCAGGCGGTCGTATTCAGGAATGCTGCAAGCAAAATCAAATTTGAACTGAAAGATGGTATGGAAGTAGTCTCTTCTGGTTCGGTAACCGTTTATGAACCACGAGGGCAATACCAGCTCATTATTAATAAAATAGAACCGAAGGGGATAGGCGCACTGCAACTTGCTTTCCTACAACTGAAGGAGAAACTGGAAAAAGAGGGGCTGTTTGACAATGCTCATAAAAAAACTATCCCGTTCTTACCTAAGAAAATTGGAATAGTAACGTCACCTACCGGAGCAGCAATCAAAGATATTCTAAATATCATTGATCGTCGTTTTGCCAATGTTGAAATACTCATTAACCCGGTAAAGGTCCAGGGAGATGGTGCTGCGCAGGAAATTGCTGAAGCGATTAAAGAACTTAATAATTACTCTGATATAGACGTAATTATAACAGGAAGAGGTGGCGGCAGCCTGGAAGACCTGTGGGCATTTAATGAAGAAATTATTGCCAGGAGCATATATAATTCCAGAATACCCATTATCTCCGCAGTTGGGCATGAAATTGATATAACAATAGCGGACTTGGTCGCTGATAAGAGGGCCCTTACCCCCTCCGAAGCGGGAGAACTGGTAGTTCCCCGAAGAGATTTACTGATTGAGAAAGTAGAAAAATATAAAGCGAGACTTTTACAATCCCTAACTGCCAAGTTAAGACTATCAAGGGAAAAACTTGCTGGAATTGCGAACAGCTACGCGATGAGGCAACCATTTGACAGGCTGAACAGGTGGCAACAGAGGCTGGACGAATATGCGCAGAGGCTTAATTTAAATATAACACACGCGTTAAATACTGAACGTGAAAAGCTCTCAGGTATTGCGGGCAAACTGGAAAGCTTGAGTCCTTTGAACGTTTTGAAAAGAGGCTATACCATTACCACCAGACGGGAAGACAATAAATCTCTTCGAAATATAAAAGGTTTAAGTGAAGGGGACAAAATTAAAACTAATCTATCCAGAGGAGGTATTATCTCTGAAATCCTTTCAATTGAAAGGATCTGA
- the dxs gene encoding 1-deoxy-D-xylulose-5-phosphate synthase: MSQKILEKIDSPKDLQKLDNEELAVLAQEIRDVIIDVVSTNPGHLASNLGVVELTIALHRSFDFLKDKLIWDVGHQTYVHKLLTGRRKAFPTLRQYKGLSGFPDIKESKYDPFICGHSGHAISAALGIACADKINGIEDRKVIAIVGDAAIGAGMSLEALNHAGHLKRNLIVILNDNKMAISGTVGAISKHLNKIRTSPLYTDFKKEVRHVLHSLPIVGKRMEHSFEHIVEALKREITPGQIFVDLGFDYFGPIDGHNIETLTDIFHNIKNVEGPILLHVITEKGKGFHPASENPARYHSAGNFQVQNGKMKEKPKDPKQISYTKVFGDTIIELAESNQDIVAITAAMPDGTGLDAFGKKFPERYIDVGICEQHAIGLANGLVSAGIKPVAAIYSTFLQRAYDQVFHDVCLQENGIVLALDRAGIVGNDGPTHNGVFDIAYLRHLPEITLMAPKDGAEFKAMMHSAVKLNTPAAIRYPRANIPEGSLDSNCIPIEIGKGEILREGPDGAIIAYGAMVYPSMECARLLMEKGIEVTVVNARFAKPLDEDLIIKVVEDHRIVITVEDHTKVGGFGSAILELLVDKSVNTENILKMGIPDRFVEQGSRDIILKTLNLDAEGIYNNFISAWNTTDHAGIKKKEEYKKASNLI; this comes from the coding sequence TTGTCACAAAAAATATTGGAAAAAATAGACTCACCAAAGGACCTGCAAAAACTGGATAATGAAGAGTTAGCAGTTTTAGCGCAGGAAATACGAGATGTAATAATTGACGTTGTCTCCACAAATCCCGGTCATCTGGCATCAAATCTGGGAGTAGTTGAGCTTACGATTGCTTTGCACCGTTCGTTCGACTTTCTCAAGGATAAGTTAATCTGGGATGTTGGGCATCAAACATATGTTCATAAGCTTTTAACAGGGAGGAGAAAGGCATTTCCTACCTTAAGACAATATAAAGGGCTGAGCGGTTTTCCTGATATAAAGGAAAGTAAATATGATCCATTCATTTGTGGTCATAGTGGACATGCAATATCTGCGGCTCTTGGCATTGCCTGTGCGGATAAAATAAACGGTATTGAAGATAGAAAGGTTATTGCCATTGTCGGAGATGCTGCGATTGGTGCGGGAATGTCGCTGGAAGCGCTCAACCATGCCGGTCATTTAAAAAGGAACCTGATTGTAATTCTTAATGATAATAAAATGGCAATCTCCGGTACAGTAGGGGCGATATCAAAACATTTAAACAAGATTCGCACTTCGCCTCTTTACACCGATTTCAAAAAAGAAGTCCGCCATGTGCTACATTCTTTACCCATCGTTGGCAAGCGGATGGAACACTCATTCGAGCATATTGTTGAAGCGTTAAAACGTGAAATCACTCCGGGACAGATTTTCGTGGATCTGGGGTTTGACTACTTTGGTCCAATTGACGGTCACAATATTGAGACTTTAACCGATATCTTTCATAATATTAAAAATGTAGAAGGTCCCATATTACTTCACGTAATTACTGAAAAAGGTAAAGGCTTTCACCCTGCTTCAGAAAATCCTGCCCGCTACCACAGTGCAGGAAATTTTCAGGTGCAAAACGGGAAAATGAAGGAAAAACCAAAAGACCCGAAACAAATCAGTTATACAAAAGTATTTGGTGATACTATTATTGAACTCGCTGAGTCTAATCAAGACATAGTGGCAATAACTGCTGCAATGCCTGATGGGACCGGCCTCGATGCATTTGGCAAAAAATTTCCGGAGAGATATATTGATGTGGGGATTTGCGAACAACATGCCATTGGGCTGGCAAATGGGTTAGTATCAGCAGGAATTAAACCAGTGGCAGCAATATACTCAACTTTCCTGCAACGTGCGTATGATCAGGTTTTTCATGATGTGTGCTTACAGGAAAATGGTATTGTACTTGCGTTAGACAGGGCCGGAATCGTGGGAAATGACGGACCTACTCATAATGGTGTCTTTGATATAGCCTACTTGAGACATTTACCGGAAATCACTTTAATGGCTCCAAAAGACGGCGCCGAATTTAAGGCAATGATGCATTCGGCAGTAAAGCTCAACACCCCTGCTGCCATTCGATATCCAAGGGCAAATATACCGGAAGGCAGTCTTGATAGTAATTGTATACCTATTGAAATCGGAAAAGGTGAAATCCTGAGAGAAGGCCCGGATGGGGCAATAATTGCATATGGTGCGATGGTATATCCATCCATGGAATGCGCGCGTTTGCTTATGGAAAAAGGGATTGAAGTTACCGTCGTGAATGCCCGTTTTGCCAAACCTCTAGATGAAGACCTCATAATAAAAGTCGTAGAGGACCACCGAATAGTTATTACCGTAGAAGACCACACGAAAGTTGGAGGTTTTGGTTCGGCAATTCTGGAATTACTGGTAGATAAAAGTGTTAATACTGAAAATATACTCAAAATGGGTATCCCGGACAGATTTGTTGAACAGGGTTCTCGTGATATTATTTTGAAAACCCTTAATCTTGATGCGGAGGGTATCTACAATAACTTTATTTCCGCCTGGAATACTACAGATCATGCCGGTATCAAAAAGAAGGAAGAGTATAAAAAAGCCTCTAATTTGATATGA
- a CDS encoding winged helix-turn-helix transcriptional regulator, producing the protein MREGTRELDILERLENNAHLTQRELSKEVGIALGLVNHLLKKMVKKGWIKIKNIDAKKIRYLITPEGAREKSSLLYNRVESTIHFYLEAKKVIRDKVIHLKNEGVKDLSIYGINHIAEVLFIVLKELDLEIVFVVDEKRKEEEWFGYKVIGMDEYIKSNTSVLILASFDKKEIDNFYQEQKNIKIVALRE; encoded by the coding sequence ATGAGAGAAGGTACAAGAGAGTTGGATATCCTGGAAAGGCTGGAAAATAACGCTCATCTAACGCAACGGGAGCTATCCAAAGAAGTTGGTATTGCCCTGGGACTGGTGAATCATCTCTTAAAAAAGATGGTCAAAAAAGGGTGGATAAAAATAAAAAATATTGATGCTAAGAAAATCAGATATTTAATTACTCCGGAAGGTGCCAGAGAGAAGTCGTCCTTATTATACAATAGAGTAGAAAGTACGATTCACTTCTATCTGGAAGCTAAAAAGGTAATTAGAGATAAAGTTATACACTTAAAAAATGAAGGTGTAAAAGATCTTTCAATATACGGAATAAACCATATTGCAGAAGTTCTGTTCATTGTGTTAAAAGAACTGGACTTGGAAATCGTTTTCGTAGTTGATGAAAAGAGAAAAGAAGAAGAGTGGTTTGGTTATAAGGTAATTGGTATGGACGAGTATATAAAATCCAATACGAGCGTATTAATCCTTGCTTCTTTTGATAAGAAAGAAATTGACAATTTTTACCAAGAACAAAAAAATATAAAGATTGTTGCACTTAGAGAATAA
- a CDS encoding DegT/DnrJ/EryC1/StrS family aminotransferase, with the protein MDSFLIDVNILLDAIFKRDIKSIVVIEKLIDLGKELYITASMIPTLDYFLKKHKTNKDKFKEIFLGSFKVITSTGKEGGDAIGFTDGEDALIALSFKRICPRGVIVTKDSSFESFGLSVYTPDKLLPFLEDRTSKKNLQIPMLDLQAEYRYMLEDIDHAILNTVAETKYILGPQVKELEQKVAAYIGVKHCIGVSSGTDALVLSLRALAIKLKGEEYFDRSDRIITTPFTFTATGDAILRSGATPVFVDISPTTYNLDEKKVRKLFKSKSQDQKSKIVGILPVHLYGQSCEMDEIMNIAKEHNLFVVEDVAQAFGGTWNGKKLGSIGDAGTFSFFPSKNLGGFGDGGMISTNDDQTSGLIRMLLKHGGKDKYNVDHIGYNARLDTLHAAILLAKFKNIDEFNERRQKIAEIYNQELSGIEEITIPVNNVRHLNDSTSTIPNGHVYHQYTINVKNGKRDELQKYLKEEGICTMIYYPVPLHKMKVFGNRSREIGELGVSDQVVNDVMSLPIEPLQEEKDTMFITAKIKDFFTKQGR; encoded by the coding sequence ATGGATAGCTTTTTGATAGATGTAAATATCCTGCTGGATGCAATTTTTAAGCGAGACATTAAAAGTATAGTTGTTATAGAAAAACTTATTGATCTTGGCAAAGAGCTTTATATTACTGCGTCAATGATACCAACACTCGATTATTTTCTCAAAAAACATAAAACCAATAAGGATAAATTTAAAGAGATTTTTCTTGGTAGTTTTAAAGTTATTACATCAACAGGAAAAGAAGGGGGGGATGCAATAGGATTTACGGATGGGGAAGATGCCCTTATAGCCCTTTCTTTCAAAAGAATTTGTCCCCGTGGAGTAATAGTAACCAAGGATAGTAGCTTTGAATCGTTTGGACTTTCTGTTTATACACCTGACAAATTACTACCATTTCTAGAAGATCGTACTTCCAAAAAGAATTTACAAATCCCCATGCTCGACCTTCAGGCAGAATATCGTTACATGCTTGAAGATATTGACCATGCAATATTGAACACCGTTGCCGAAACAAAATATATCCTTGGCCCGCAGGTAAAAGAACTCGAACAAAAAGTTGCTGCATACATTGGAGTAAAACATTGCATTGGTGTTTCCTCCGGCACAGACGCTTTGGTGCTATCATTAAGGGCGCTTGCCATAAAACTAAAAGGAGAGGAATATTTCGACAGATCGGACAGAATTATCACAACACCTTTCACCTTTACTGCTACTGGCGATGCCATTTTGCGTTCTGGCGCGACTCCCGTCTTTGTCGACATTTCTCCCACAACTTATAATCTTGACGAAAAAAAGGTCAGGAAACTTTTTAAATCGAAAAGCCAGGATCAGAAATCTAAAATAGTCGGTATTCTACCAGTCCACCTTTACGGACAATCTTGTGAAATGGATGAGATTATGAACATCGCCAAAGAACATAATCTGTTTGTTGTTGAAGATGTGGCGCAGGCTTTTGGCGGGACGTGGAATGGCAAAAAGCTTGGCTCAATAGGTGACGCAGGGACATTCAGTTTTTTCCCTTCCAAGAACCTTGGTGGATTTGGAGACGGTGGAATGATTTCAACCAATGACGATCAAACATCAGGTCTCATTCGAATGCTGCTTAAGCATGGCGGGAAGGATAAATATAATGTCGACCATATTGGATACAACGCGAGGCTAGACACCCTTCATGCTGCGATCCTTCTGGCAAAATTTAAAAATATTGACGAATTCAACGAACGAAGGCAGAAAATTGCGGAGATATACAATCAAGAACTTTCAGGTATTGAAGAAATAACTATTCCCGTAAATAATGTACGACATCTAAACGACTCGACATCAACTATTCCAAACGGTCATGTTTACCATCAATATACTATTAATGTTAAAAATGGGAAGAGGGATGAACTCCAAAAATATCTGAAAGAAGAGGGTATTTGTACAATGATCTATTATCCTGTTCCACTTCACAAAATGAAGGTATTTGGGAATAGAAGTAGAGAAATAGGGGAATTAGGAGTATCCGATCAAGTGGTGAATGATGTAATGAGTTTGCCAATTGAACCGTTACAAGAAGAAAAAGATACGATGTTTATAACCGCTAAAATTAAGGATTTCTTTACTAAGCAAGGACGATGA
- a CDS encoding exodeoxyribonuclease VII small subunit, which produces MKKPDFETSLKELEEIVEQLETNELTLDETLAKYESGIKIYKQCYQVLEKAEKKINILLKNSIGETRTEEFNMKNATDADTSTTE; this is translated from the coding sequence ATGAAGAAACCGGACTTTGAAACATCATTAAAAGAGCTTGAAGAGATAGTAGAACAACTTGAAACAAACGAGTTGACCTTAGATGAAACACTTGCAAAATACGAAAGTGGCATTAAAATATACAAACAGTGCTATCAAGTTTTAGAAAAAGCAGAAAAAAAGATTAATATCTTATTAAAAAATTCAATTGGAGAAACTCGTACAGAAGAATTTAATATGAAAAATGCTACTGATGCAGACACATCCACTACTGAATAG
- a CDS encoding SIS domain-containing protein, with translation MVSTEYILIQSYYKTLSLLFNSIKVTVKEGNEIEFFHVVENVSYLIRLKADSDRKLMFIGNGASAAIASHMTTDYWKNGGIRSMTFNEGPLLSCISNDFGYKYVFEKPIEMFADNGDILIAISSSGKSENILKSVCAARSRECNVITLSGFKKNNPLNVLGYYNFYVPSQEYEPVETTHLSICHSILNCILRSTPSSDKQV, from the coding sequence ATGGTATCAACAGAATATATACTTATACAAAGCTATTATAAGACACTCTCTTTATTATTCAATTCTATTAAAGTTACCGTTAAAGAAGGAAACGAGATAGAATTTTTCCATGTGGTTGAAAATGTAAGTTATTTGATAAGGCTTAAAGCTGATTCCGATCGCAAATTGATGTTTATAGGAAATGGTGCGAGTGCCGCAATTGCAAGCCATATGACAACCGATTACTGGAAAAATGGTGGCATTAGATCGATGACTTTCAACGAGGGGCCACTTCTTTCATGTATCAGCAATGATTTTGGTTATAAATATGTTTTTGAAAAACCAATTGAAATGTTTGCTGATAACGGTGATATACTAATTGCAATTAGTAGTTCCGGCAAATCAGAAAATATTTTAAAAAGTGTTTGCGCTGCAAGATCAAGAGAGTGTAACGTGATAACATTATCAGGATTTAAGAAAAACAACCCGTTAAACGTTTTGGGCTATTATAATTTTTATGTCCCTTCACAAGAATATGAACCTGTTGAAACAACCCACCTCTCTATCTGTCACTCTATACTGAATTGTATATTACGCAGCACTCCTTCATCAGACAAACAGGTGTAA
- a CDS encoding Gfo/Idh/MocA family oxidoreductase: MKKNIAVVGAGYWGKNLVRNFYELNALRTICDADIDLVNSYESQFPGIKFTNSFDALLSDPSIEAIVIATPAEYHYQMAKKAIRHKKHVFVEKPLALQLEQGEELISLANQQGLILMVGHILHYHPAIQKLKELIDRGELGKIQYIYSNRLNMGKIRSEENILWSFAPHDISVILLLLQNELPETVYSTGGNYLQKQISDVTMTTMDFRSGVKAHIFVSWLHPFKEQKLVVVGDKKMAVFDDVSTEKLSLFPHRIDWVDRLPVACKAEAEVVSIGSDEPLKTECKHFLKCIEENQIPKTDGNEGLRVLRVLQISQKSLSKNGEKIILDKDGKLRKPATEKHFIHESSYVDNGCDIGANTQIWHFSHILRDSKIGEKCTIGQNVLIGPEVTIGDKCKVQNNVSIYKGVTLEDGVFCGPSCVFTNVYNPRAFVERKHEFMETLVKRGATIGANATIVCGVTIGKYSLIGAGSVVKCDVADYAVVAGVPAKQIGWVCKCGTTLKFNDERTVCGYCGDKYSLKGNKLEVN, encoded by the coding sequence ATGAAAAAAAATATTGCAGTTGTAGGTGCTGGATATTGGGGCAAGAATCTGGTGAGAAATTTTTATGAACTAAATGCCCTTCGCACAATATGTGATGCTGATATAGATTTGGTCAATAGTTACGAATCACAGTTTCCCGGTATAAAATTTACTAATTCATTTGATGCTTTACTAAGCGATCCATCAATTGAGGCCATAGTCATTGCCACTCCAGCTGAATATCATTACCAAATGGCCAAAAAGGCTATACGTCATAAAAAACACGTCTTTGTAGAGAAACCTCTTGCTCTTCAACTTGAGCAGGGAGAGGAGTTGATTAGCCTTGCAAATCAACAAGGGCTTATCTTAATGGTAGGCCATATTCTCCATTATCACCCTGCTATTCAAAAACTGAAGGAACTTATTGATAGGGGTGAACTGGGGAAAATCCAATATATCTATTCTAACAGATTGAACATGGGTAAAATCCGTTCTGAAGAAAATATACTCTGGAGTTTTGCTCCCCACGACATATCGGTAATCCTTCTTCTTCTTCAAAATGAGCTTCCGGAAACCGTATATTCTACAGGCGGCAACTACTTACAAAAGCAAATCTCTGATGTAACTATGACCACAATGGATTTCAGAAGTGGAGTAAAAGCGCATATATTTGTAAGCTGGCTGCACCCTTTTAAAGAGCAAAAGCTGGTGGTTGTAGGTGATAAGAAAATGGCGGTCTTTGATGATGTAAGCACAGAAAAATTGTCTCTATTTCCCCATAGAATTGACTGGGTAGACCGTTTGCCAGTGGCATGCAAAGCAGAGGCAGAAGTTGTGTCTATCGGAAGCGATGAGCCTCTAAAAACCGAGTGTAAACATTTTCTTAAGTGCATTGAAGAAAACCAGATCCCTAAAACAGATGGAAATGAAGGCCTGAGAGTTCTTCGGGTTCTTCAGATATCTCAAAAATCTTTAAGTAAGAATGGTGAAAAAATTATTCTGGATAAAGATGGTAAATTACGAAAACCGGCAACAGAAAAACATTTCATACATGAGTCGTCTTATGTTGACAACGGGTGTGATATAGGTGCGAACACACAGATTTGGCACTTCTCTCATATTTTAAGAGATTCTAAGATAGGAGAGAAGTGTACAATTGGACAAAATGTATTAATCGGCCCCGAAGTAACCATCGGTGATAAGTGTAAAGTACAGAATAATGTTTCAATATATAAAGGGGTGACACTGGAAGATGGGGTTTTTTGTGGCCCATCCTGTGTGTTTACAAATGTATATAACCCAAGAGCCTTTGTAGAAAGAAAACATGAATTCATGGAAACACTTGTTAAGAGAGGGGCCACTATTGGAGCCAATGCGACAATTGTATGTGGAGTAACAATAGGCAAATACTCTCTTATAGGTGCAGGTTCTGTGGTAAAATGCGATGTGGCAGATTATGCTGTAGTTGCAGGTGTTCCCGCAAAACAAATTGGGTGGGTGTGTAAATGCGGAACAACCCTGAAGTTTAATGATGAACGCACAGTTTGTGGGTATTGTGGAGATAAATATTCATTAAAAGGGAACAAGTTGGAGGTCAATTAA
- a CDS encoding TIGR00282 family metallophosphoesterase: protein MLFNILAIGDIVGQPGRKVLEKKLENFIKEQNIDFCMANAENAAGGSGITVDIAKKLFSYGVNAITMGDHVWKRKEIYDSLKSDQRILRPANYSPLAYGRGHVAIKSKGDCVIGIINLLGRTFMKPIDCPFRAADAAVEELSKQTNIIIVDLHAEATSEKIAMGWYLDGRVSAVVGTHTHVQTSDERVLPEGTGYITDLGMTGPHESILGRNIDRVLKSIVTQVPTRYDIAEKDLHIEGVVITVNRETGKAERIKRIRVTEDDNY, encoded by the coding sequence ATGCTATTTAATATCCTCGCGATAGGAGATATTGTTGGACAACCGGGAAGAAAGGTTCTAGAAAAGAAACTTGAAAATTTCATCAAAGAACAAAATATAGATTTCTGCATGGCAAATGCGGAAAATGCAGCAGGAGGTTCCGGAATAACCGTTGATATTGCCAAGAAACTGTTCTCTTACGGTGTTAACGCAATAACGATGGGTGATCATGTCTGGAAAAGAAAAGAGATTTACGATTCTTTGAAATCTGATCAAAGGATACTCAGACCGGCAAACTACTCACCATTGGCTTATGGCAGAGGCCATGTTGCCATTAAATCAAAAGGAGATTGTGTTATTGGCATAATCAATCTTTTGGGACGGACTTTCATGAAACCCATAGACTGTCCTTTCAGGGCGGCAGATGCTGCTGTAGAAGAGCTCTCAAAACAGACAAACATTATTATCGTAGACTTGCATGCCGAAGCAACATCTGAGAAAATAGCGATGGGGTGGTATTTAGATGGCAGAGTAAGCGCTGTTGTTGGGACCCACACACATGTACAGACGTCCGATGAAAGGGTATTGCCTGAAGGGACTGGATATATCACAGATCTGGGCATGACAGGTCCGCACGAATCGATATTAGGAAGAAATATTGATCGTGTATTAAAATCAATAGTAACCCAGGTACCAACCCGATATGACATAGCAGAAAAAGATCTCCATATTGAAGGAGTGGTTATAACCGTAAACAGGGAAACAGGTAAAGCAGAAAGAATAAAAAGAATCAGAGTGACTGAAGACGACAATTACTAA
- a CDS encoding ArnT family glycosyltransferase: MKTMTLESDRKVSFFNDKYLWTLLAISLSVRIYLSFFTCVIKNDSVAFMQIAKYFANGDFLNGLRHDYHPLYSLFIAAVHKVIPNMESSGTIVSVFFGTLTVIIFYFIGKSVFDHKISFVSAIILAFHPYAVRFSADIISESTYFFFFISALGSGYFAISKKKLHLFALSGICSAFAYLTRPEGIGIIIIVAGWCCIKDINCVRSIWKDKLASISILAVSFLVFSSPYLIYIKNETGMWLLTKKRNLSQKNIVTITENPNGDVLINKNTGNSTSGVDTKKKQTAVNKMNTNKISKDVEYKKPGTEKKTLANVKLVKKPSKRLSLKTYLESLSYVLTKYISTFHPFLFIFFIIGVINWSRIKKAQFFGLYLASVIAFYLVVLYRLNIVNIAVYNNIYQYPSRRHLMPIVIPAIICVGIGVYATGIWVQKKYQSNSMIAGFKELLKSVWIMQLIVLMIVISVLLPKTLKPQRFDKLGIKNAGQWVKGNSHKPSPLIVSTSVRNAYYAGGGHIQIGNINNTLSLAKEKKVDYILLTQREYNAIETELKQSIKNNKIELAYKYPEEKHLNRHSIFLYKVLY; the protein is encoded by the coding sequence ATGAAAACCATGACTTTAGAGAGTGACAGGAAAGTAAGTTTTTTTAATGATAAGTACCTTTGGACACTTCTGGCAATTTCACTTTCGGTAAGAATTTATCTGAGCTTTTTTACCTGTGTGATTAAAAATGACAGTGTCGCTTTTATGCAAATTGCAAAATATTTTGCAAACGGTGATTTCCTGAACGGACTAAGGCATGATTACCACCCACTCTATTCCCTCTTTATAGCTGCAGTACACAAGGTGATTCCAAATATGGAATCGTCCGGTACTATTGTATCTGTTTTTTTTGGCACATTAACGGTAATTATATTCTATTTTATAGGTAAAAGCGTTTTTGACCACAAGATATCATTCGTTTCTGCTATTATTTTAGCCTTCCATCCTTATGCTGTCAGGTTTTCCGCAGACATAATTTCAGAGTCTACTTATTTCTTTTTCTTCATATCTGCACTTGGTTCCGGTTATTTTGCGATATCAAAGAAAAAGCTTCATTTATTTGCACTATCAGGAATATGTTCTGCGTTTGCCTATCTTACTCGTCCTGAAGGAATAGGGATTATTATCATTGTTGCTGGCTGGTGTTGCATTAAAGACATCAATTGTGTCCGGTCAATATGGAAAGACAAACTTGCCTCAATCTCAATACTGGCCGTTTCATTTCTCGTCTTTTCATCACCCTATCTTATTTACATTAAAAATGAAACAGGTATGTGGCTACTTACCAAGAAAAGGAATTTGTCTCAAAAAAATATTGTAACAATTACGGAAAATCCAAACGGAGACGTATTGATCAACAAAAACACAGGCAATTCAACATCTGGTGTAGATACTAAAAAAAAACAAACTGCTGTCAACAAAATGAACACAAACAAGATATCAAAGGATGTTGAATATAAGAAGCCCGGTACTGAAAAAAAAACACTTGCAAATGTTAAACTCGTAAAAAAACCATCTAAAAGACTTTCTCTTAAAACCTATCTTGAAAGCTTATCATATGTATTAACAAAATACATAAGTACGTTTCATCCATTTTTATTTATTTTCTTTATAATCGGTGTAATTAATTGGTCCAGAATTAAGAAGGCACAATTCTTTGGGCTTTACCTGGCATCAGTAATTGCATTCTATTTGGTTGTATTGTACAGGTTAAATATCGTTAATATTGCAGTGTATAATAATATTTATCAGTATCCCAGCAGAAGACATTTAATGCCAATAGTTATTCCAGCTATCATTTGTGTGGGAATAGGAGTGTATGCTACTGGAATCTGGGTGCAAAAAAAATATCAGAGTAACAGTATGATAGCTGGCTTCAAAGAGTTACTTAAGAGCGTATGGATAATGCAGCTAATTGTATTGATGATTGTTATCAGTGTCTTACTGCCAAAAACATTAAAACCTCAACGCTTTGATAAATTAGGGATTAAAAATGCTGGTCAATGGGTAAAGGGGAATTCCCATAAACCATCTCCTCTGATTGTCAGTACTTCTGTAAGAAATGCTTATTATGCCGGAGGCGGGCACATTCAGATAGGAAATATTAATAACACACTTTCATTGGCAAAAGAGAAGAAAGTAGATTATATATTGCTTACGCAAAGAGAATACAATGCAATAGAAACAGAGTTGAAGCAATCTATAAAGAATAATAAAATTGAGTTAGCATACAAATATCCAGAGGAAAAACATTTAAACAGGCATAGTATATTTTTATACAAAGTGCTATATTGA